TATAAAACCTATTTTAAAAAATTCTACAGGAGATAAAGAAAATCCTGGTAATCGAATCCATCTATTTGCTCCACCAGAAGCTGTAACCATAGAAGTTGGTAATATTGGCATTATTGCCATTAAAATAAAAAAAAGAATAAAAAGTCCCATTCCTACATGATTGACAACTTTATCTGGTTCCATTCTAGAAAATATCCACATGATAAATATTGATAAAGTCCCTACAAATAATTGTCTAATAAAAAAATGAAATTGATTATAGCCATAATATTCCACTGTATATATACTTAAAGAGTACGAAAAAATTATACTCATTGTGATTAATAATGAAACTAATAAAAAAAGTATATAGTCTGCTTCAAATATGCTATTTTTTTTATTGTTATCTTTAATTTGATTTTTGTTAGAATGCATTTTTTATTATATTACATTATGGATAAATATGTCTTCAATTCTAGAGGAAAAAGATAATAAAATCAAAAAAATTGTGATTTTGTTTTTCTTTATACTTTTTTTACTTATTATACTTTTAATTTCAGTATTTGATACAATCAAAAGCTATAGAAGATTGCCCTCATTAGATACTACTAAAAAAGAATTGTCTGTACGTGGAGATATTATAAGCTCTGACAACTTTAAAATCACTACATCAAAAAAAATTTACAAAGCCTCTATTGACACAAGACATTTAGATCAAAATAAAAAAGATCTATTTATAAAACTCTTTTCAATCTATAGTAATATCCCATACAAAAAAATATCGAAGAAAATTGAAGAATCATTAAATAAGCCAGGAAATTTAGTTTTATCTTATAACATCGACTCTAAAACTGCAAAAAACTTAAAAGAATTAGGTTTTAAACTACGTAAACTAAAAGTATTTAAACCAAGAAAAGTTCGTGGAGGGAAAATACTTAGAGGATTAAGTATCAATGAAAGTGGTGAAAAAAGATTATACTCATATGATAATACTTTAACGCCAGTTGTAGGATATATTACCAAGTTTGAATCAGAAAAAGGGAAAACAAAAGTAAAAGGGATTAAAGGTCTAGAAAAAAAATTTGATGAACTTTTAAATAACAGTAAAGATGGAATATTAAGTGGAAATAGAGATGTTTTATCGTATATCTCATTTAATAAAGGCTCTGTAATCAAACAAAGAGTTGATGGTGCTAATTTAGTTTTAAATATACCTCTAAAACTTCAAAAAAACAATGAAATGATACTAGATATGTATAAAAAAAAACTCGTAGCAGATGAAATTATAGTATCAATAATGGATAGTAAAACTGGTAAAGTTTTATCATTAGCTTCTTCAAATAGATTTAATCCAGAAAAAATATATCAAAAAGATATTCCTTCTTTAAATGTAAATGCAATAGAATACCAATTTGAGCCAGGTTCAATTATAAAACCTATATCAATAGCACTAGTAATGGATAAAAAAAGAATTAAAAAAAATGAACTATTTTTTGCTCATAATACAAAAGGAAAAGCAAACAAAAAAGGAGAATTTCCTAGAGGTCGATATAAACTAGGACGTTGGTCAATTAAAGATGATCATAGATTTAAAAAACATTATCTAACTGTTGATGATATATTTATATTTTCATCAAATATTGGTACACTTCAATTAGCACAAAGACTTAGTGGACCAGAATTTTATGAAGGAATGAAAAGATTTGGTTTTACAAGAAAAACTGGAATTGATTTACCTTATGAAAAAAAAGGTGTAATGCCAAAAATATGGCAATTTTCAGCAAATGATAAAAAGAAAGAAGACAATGTATTTAAAGCAACAGTATCTTATGGCCAAGGAATGACTTCAACTTTTATGCAAGCATTAAAAGCCTATTCAATATTTAATAATAAAGGATATGCAGTAACTCCCAAAATATTATCTCATATTGAAATTGATAATGAAAAATATAAAGAAGACAAATTAAAAAATGAAAGAATCATCTCTGAAAAAACAGCAAATGAAATAAAAAGGATGTTAATTAAAACTGTTGATAAAGGAACAGGAAAAGCAGCACAAATACCAGGTCTTGAAATCGGTGGGAAAACAGGAACTGCTCAAATAGCAAGACGTGGTAAATACCTAAAAAAATATATATCATCTTTTTTTGGCTTTGTAAATGATGGAGAAAATTCATATACAATTGGAGTAACAGTAATGAATCCTATATCAACTGGTAAATATTGGTATTATCATTATGCTTCATGGTCTGCTGTACCAGTATTTAAAGAAATAACAAACAATCTAGTTAAATTAAACTACCTAAAACCAAAAAACGATATAATTTCAAAAAAATAAAATAAAGGAAAAATATGTTCGGATTTTCAAAAGAACTTAAAAAATATGACTATTCACAAGAAGAATTATCAAAATTTCAATATGCTAAAGTAACAACAGAAAATGGAGTTATTTGGTTAAAACTATTTAATAAAGAAACACCTAATACTGTTTCAAATTTTGCAACATTAGCAAATGATGGTTT
This window of the Arcobacter sp. LA11 genome carries:
- a CDS encoding penicillin-binding protein 2, translating into MSSILEEKDNKIKKIVILFFFILFLLIILLISVFDTIKSYRRLPSLDTTKKELSVRGDIISSDNFKITTSKKIYKASIDTRHLDQNKKDLFIKLFSIYSNIPYKKISKKIEESLNKPGNLVLSYNIDSKTAKNLKELGFKLRKLKVFKPRKVRGGKILRGLSINESGEKRLYSYDNTLTPVVGYITKFESEKGKTKVKGIKGLEKKFDELLNNSKDGILSGNRDVLSYISFNKGSVIKQRVDGANLVLNIPLKLQKNNEMILDMYKKKLVADEIIVSIMDSKTGKVLSLASSNRFNPEKIYQKDIPSLNVNAIEYQFEPGSIIKPISIALVMDKKRIKKNELFFAHNTKGKANKKGEFPRGRYKLGRWSIKDDHRFKKHYLTVDDIFIFSSNIGTLQLAQRLSGPEFYEGMKRFGFTRKTGIDLPYEKKGVMPKIWQFSANDKKKEDNVFKATVSYGQGMTSTFMQALKAYSIFNNKGYAVTPKILSHIEIDNEKYKEDKLKNERIISEKTANEIKRMLIKTVDKGTGKAAQIPGLEIGGKTGTAQIARRGKYLKKYISSFFGFVNDGENSYTIGVTVMNPISTGKYWYYHYASWSAVPVFKEITNNLVKLNYLKPKNDIISKK